The Leucothrix mucor DSM 2157 DNA window TTTACCTGATGCTAAGCCTGGCGAATGTTATTCAAAGGTTATCGTACCGGCTGTTTTCGAAACAGTATCTGAAGAAGTGCTGGTAAAGCCTGAGACTAATACTGTTGAAATTGTTCCTGCAGTGTTCGATGTTCAAGAAAAAGAAGTACTGGTTAAAGAGGCGTTCACTCGCTTGAAAGCAGTACCTGCAAAATACCGTACTGAAACGGAAGAAGTTGAAGTTTCTCCAGCACGTTCTGAGTGGGTTACCCGTTTAGATCGTCGTGGTATTCCTGCGAGCCCTGCATTATTGGCAGCGGCTGTGACTAATGGTGTTGACCTTGAGTCTGCTAAGCCTAGTCAGTGTTTCAGCGAGTACTATGTTCCTGCTAAGTTTGAAACAACTGAAAAAGAAGTGCTGGTTAAGGAAGAAGCAGAGCAGATCAATATCGCTGATGCTCAGTACGAGCAGACAGAAGAGACTGTAATGGTTAAGGCATCCAGCAAGGATAAAGTCCTGGTGGAAGCTGAGTACGAAGTAATCGAAGAGCAGGTAATGGTAGAGCCAGCTAAGGCCGTTTGGAAAAAAGGAACTGGCCCAATTACTCGTATTGATAACGCAACAGGCGATATCATGTGTCTGGTTCAGATCCCTGCTGTTTATAAGACCATTAAGAAGACTGTCTTGAAGGCGCCTTCAACAGTTGAAGAAGTTGAAGTACCTGCAGAGTCTATCGTTGTACCCGTTAGCCGTTTGGTTAGTGATTCAGCGGCAGATCGTGAAAAACTACCAGCAGAATTCAGTACAGTTAAAGTAACGACTAAAGTTGCTGATGCTGCGTTTATCTGGAGAGATTCCGAAGTATCTGGTGAAGGTACTGCGACGGGTAACAGAATTTGCTTGAAAGAAATTCCAGCAGAGTTCACAACAATTAAGAAGCAAGTGATCGAAGAGCCTGCAACAATTGTTGAAGAGAAAGTACCTGCTGAGTACAAGACTGTTAAAGTTAAGAATGTTTCTGCAGAAGCTGAAGAGCGTCGCACAATCGTTCCAGCGGTTTATAACACCATCGAAAAGCGTGTTAAGAAATCTAGCGAGCGTTTGGAGTGGCAGCGTGTGTTGTGTGAAACAAACATGACTCGTGATACTAACAAGCAAATTCAGCAAGTGCTGAAAGATGCGGGTTACTATAATGGTCCTATCGATGGCAGCATCGGTCGCGGAACATTGCTATCTGTAGAGCGTTACCAGAAAGACAACAATCTTCCAACAGGTGGTCTGACTATTCAGATGCTTGAGAAGATGGGTATCATGTAACACGTCATGTGTTCTTGATATAAAAAAGGCCACTCAGAGATGAGTGGCCTTTTTGTTTGTGTAAATCAATCAGCTTTTCGTACTTAGTGTTCCAAAGGGTCGCCTTTTTCACGAAGCGCATAAAACTCGCTGCGGAATTCTTCAAAGCGGTCCTCATCTAATGATTTGCGAATGCCTTGCATCAGTTCCTGATAGTAGTGCAGGTTGTGGATGGTATTCAGTTGCGCACCTAAAATCTCTTTGCATTTATCCAGATGGCGTAAGTATGAGCGTGAGAAATTCTGACAGGTATAGCAGTTACAGTCTGGATCAATCGGCGCGGTTGATAGCTTGTGCTTTTCGTTGCGGACTTTCAGGGTGCCAAAGCGTGTAAATAGGAAGCCGTTACGTGCATTACGGGTTGGGATAACGCAGTCAAACATATCAACGCCACGTAATACGGATTCAATAATGTCTTCAGGCTTACCAACGCCCATTAAGTAGCGTGGTTTGTCAGTAGGAAGTAATGGTGTTGTTGCTTCCAGTACGGCATTGCGCTCGTCCATTGGCTCACCCACCGATAAGCCACCAATTGCATAGCCATCAAAGCCTATTTCTTTAAGGCCTTCCGCAGAGGTTTGGCGTAGTTCGCCATACATGCCGCCTTGTACGATACCAAAGAGTGCTGACTCATTGCCTGCGTGAGCGATTTTGCTGCGGGCTGCCCAACGTAGTGATAATGACATGGATTGCTCTGCTTCGTCGAAGGTAGCAGGGTAGGGTGTACACTCATCAAAGATCATTACAATGTCTGATCCGAGGTCTCGCTGGATCTGCATTGAGTACTCAGGGGTGAGTAACACCTTGTCGCCATTAACCGGTGAGCGAAAGTGAGCGCCTTCCTCGGTGATCTTGCGCATCTTTGCCAGTGAGAAGACTTGGAATCCACCGGAGTCGGTCAGGATAGGCTTATCCCACTGCATAAAGTCATGGAGGTCGCCGTGCGCACGAATGATTTCAGTGCCGGGTCGTGACATTAAGTGAAAGGTGTTGCCAAGAATAATCTCGGCGCCAGTGTCTTTAACTTGTGCCGGTGTCATGGCTTTTACCGTGCCATAAGTGCCAACTGGCATAAAGGCGGGGGTTTCTACAGTGCCGCGTGGAAATGTCAGGCGGCCGCGACGACTTTGCTTATCAGTTTTAAGCAAGTTGAACTTCAAATGAGACATGAAAAATTCTGTGAGTACTAAATGAGTAATGCATGTTACAGGTATTTCCTTAAAATTCAAAAAGCTATATAGGTTGCGGCGAGGGTGGTAAAAGTTTTGAAGACTTTTTTTAAAAATCCGCTTGACGGAAATAATTAAGGCACGTATTATTCGCGCTTCTTCGGGGTTACAGCGATATGTTGACACTCTGAAGGGACTTGGAAAACGGGGTATAGCGCAGTCTGGTAGCGCGCCTGCTTTGGGTGCAGGATGTCGGGAGTTCGAATCTCTCTACCCCGACCACGTTTTTTTCGAGCATGCGTCCGTAGCTCATCTGGATAGAGCATCGGCCTTCTAAGCCGAGGGTAGCAGGTTCGAGTCCTGCCGGACGCGCCATTGTTCGGTTAGGAAATACTCTTTCAGTGGTGGGTGTAGCTCAGTTGGTAGAGCCCCGGATTGTGATTCCGGTGGTCGTGGGTTCGAGCCCCATCATCCACCCCATTGAGTAGTTAGCTTGAATAAACCATATTCATGATTTATTCTAAAATTTCTCTAAGTGATTATACACAAGCGGCTTATAGCCATGTATAATCCCCGCTCCTAGCTCATTGGCAGTAGCGGTGTAAGTCAAATGCGAAAGTGGCGGAATTGGTAGACGCGCTGGATTTAGGTTCCAGTGTCGCAAGGCGTGAGAGTTCGAGTCTCTCCTTTCGCACCATTTGACTTCTCCAAACCTGTCTCCGGGTAAATTTACGACTAACAGATTATATCTTCTCGCCGCATTGACGCGGTGGTTTATGAGGTTTTGTGCATGCAAGTTTCAGTTGAATCCACTGGTAATATCGAACGTAAACTGACGATTACTATCCCAGCCGACCAAATTGACGGAGAAGTTGAATCCCGTCTGAAATCCTTGCGTGGACGCGTGAAGATAGATGGCTTCCGCCCAGGTAAAGTACCTTTGAGCGTTGTTAGCCAGCAATATGGCGATTCCGTATACCAAGAAGTGCTGGGTGAAACATTCCAACGCACTTTCAGCGAAGCAGTCGCTCAAGAAAACTTGCGTGTTGCTGGTCAGCCTGAAATCGCACCAGAGACTCTGGAGCGTGGTAAAGACCTGACTTACGTTGCAACGGTTGATATCTACCCTGAGTTTGAAATTGCTTCAATGGCTGAGCTGGAAGTTAAGCGCCCAGTGGTTGCTATTAAAGACGAAGATGTTGATCAGATGATCGAAAACCTGCGTCAACAGCAGAAAGAGTGGGAAACCATTGACCGCGCTTGTGAGAATGGCGATACCGTAAACATCGATTTTGAAGGCTCATTGGACGGTGAGTTGTTCGATGGTGGTAGTGCTCAGGACTTTAATGTTGAGCTTGGTGCTGGCCGCATGCTGAAAGACTTTGAAGAAGGTCTGGTTGGTATGTCTAAGGGCGAAGAGAAGACAATCACTGTTGCCTTCCCTGATGAATACCCTGCAGAAAACCTGAAAGGCAAGAGCGCAGAATTCAAGCTGACTGTAAATGACGTGAAGGCAGCTAAGTTGCCTGAAGTTGATGAAGCATTCATTGCTAAGTTTGGTGTTGATGCTGGCGATATGGAATCATTCCGCGCTGAAATCCGTCAAAACATGCAGCGTGAATTGGATAATGCCATTAAGAACCGCGTAAAGCAGTCTGTCATGGAAGGTTTGTCTTCACTGCACGAAATTGACCTGCCTAAGGCATTGGTTAAGCAGGAAGTGACTTACGTTCGCAATGAAATGTCTGAGAACGCAAATGGCGCTGATATGTCTTCATTGCCAGATGAGTTGTTCGAAGAGCAGGCATCACGTCGTGTTAAGTTAGGTCTGATCGTTGGCGAAATCGTTACTAAAAACGAAATGAAGAGCGATGAGACAAAGATTGATGAAATGCTGAATAACTTGGCTTCTACATATGAAGAGCCACAGCAGTTGATCGAGTATTACAAAAACAACCCACAAGCAATGCAGACTATCCAAGCAGCTGTTATGGAAGAGATGATTGTTGATTGGGTTGTGGCTCAAGCCAAAGTAGTTGATGAAGAAATGGCATTCACTGAGCTGATGAATCCTCAGCAGCAACAGGCTGCTGCATAATTATAAAGGAGTCAATGCTATGTCAAATGCATTAGACACAAAAGCCTTGGGTTTAATCCCGATGGTTGTAGAGCAAACGTCAAGAGGTGAGCGTTCATACGACATCTATTCTCGTTTGTTAAAAGAGCGCGTGATTTTTGTTGTGGGTCCTGTTGAGGACCATATGGCAAATTTGATCGTTGCTCAGCTATTATTCCTTGAGTCTGAGAATCCTGAGAAAGATATTCACTTATATATCAATTCTCCAGGTGGCGTAGTAACGGCTGGTATGGCAATTTACGATACCATGCAGTTCATCAAGCCTGATATCAGCACAATCTGTATTGGCCAAGCGGCTAGTATGGGTGCGGTATTGTTGGCTGGCGGCACCAAAGGTAAGCGTTATGTATTGCCACATTCACGGGTGATGATTCATCAGCCGCTGGGTGGTTTTCAGGGACAAGCGACGGATATTGATATCCATGCTCGCGAAATCCTGAAAATTCGTGATGAGTTAAACCGTGTTCTGGCCCACCACACCGGGCAAACATTGGAGACCATTGCGAAAGATACTGATCGTGATAACTTTATGGATGCAGAAACAGCGGTATCTTACGGTCTGGTTGATGAGGTTCTCACTCAACGTTAATCGTATTCAATGCTCTATGCTTCCGAGGCCTGTCGTTTGACAGGCCTTTTTGCCTTTAGCGATGTAATAATTGAAAGTGCTGGGTTAAATAGAGGCAGTTTAAACCCTTGTAACCTTGTATTTAGTTGATTCCGTATCCATATAGGAAGTATATTCATAAATGAAGCATCGAAAGGGCATTGGTATTAAGCTTCCATTTGCCATTAATGTGCTTTGATTGAGCAGCTAATAGAGATTCATATGCTGTCTCTTCGATAAAAGAAAATGAGGAATTCTCTGGAATGAGTAAAGACAAAAAAGACGATCAGGATAATGGGAAACTGCTGTATTGCTCGTTTTGTGGCAAGAGTCAGCATGAAGTTAGAAAACTGATCGCCGGGCCGTCTGTTTTTGTTTGTGATGAGTGTGTTGATTTATGTAACGACATCATCCGTGAAGAAATGCAGGAAAAAGACGATGGCGAGCAGGAAAAACTGCCGACGCCGCGTGAAA harbors:
- a CDS encoding peptidoglycan-binding domain-containing protein, translating into MLNKSYASAAILSLLIPMSYAAEADRVDATDTLPDAKPGECYSKVIVPAVFETVSEEVLVKPETNTVEIVPAVFDVQEKEVLVKEAFTRLKAVPAKYRTETEEVEVSPARSEWVTRLDRRGIPASPALLAAAVTNGVDLESAKPSQCFSEYYVPAKFETTEKEVLVKEEAEQINIADAQYEQTEETVMVKASSKDKVLVEAEYEVIEEQVMVEPAKAVWKKGTGPITRIDNATGDIMCLVQIPAVYKTIKKTVLKAPSTVEEVEVPAESIVVPVSRLVSDSAADREKLPAEFSTVKVTTKVADAAFIWRDSEVSGEGTATGNRICLKEIPAEFTTIKKQVIEEPATIVEEKVPAEYKTVKVKNVSAEAEERRTIVPAVYNTIEKRVKKSSERLEWQRVLCETNMTRDTNKQIQQVLKDAGYYNGPIDGSIGRGTLLSVERYQKDNNLPTGGLTIQMLEKMGIM
- the tgt gene encoding tRNA guanosine(34) transglycosylase Tgt encodes the protein MKFNLLKTDKQSRRGRLTFPRGTVETPAFMPVGTYGTVKAMTPAQVKDTGAEIILGNTFHLMSRPGTEIIRAHGDLHDFMQWDKPILTDSGGFQVFSLAKMRKITEEGAHFRSPVNGDKVLLTPEYSMQIQRDLGSDIVMIFDECTPYPATFDEAEQSMSLSLRWAARSKIAHAGNESALFGIVQGGMYGELRQTSAEGLKEIGFDGYAIGGLSVGEPMDERNAVLEATTPLLPTDKPRYLMGVGKPEDIIESVLRGVDMFDCVIPTRNARNGFLFTRFGTLKVRNEKHKLSTAPIDPDCNCYTCQNFSRSYLRHLDKCKEILGAQLNTIHNLHYYQELMQGIRKSLDEDRFEEFRSEFYALREKGDPLEH
- the tig gene encoding trigger factor, encoding MQVSVESTGNIERKLTITIPADQIDGEVESRLKSLRGRVKIDGFRPGKVPLSVVSQQYGDSVYQEVLGETFQRTFSEAVAQENLRVAGQPEIAPETLERGKDLTYVATVDIYPEFEIASMAELEVKRPVVAIKDEDVDQMIENLRQQQKEWETIDRACENGDTVNIDFEGSLDGELFDGGSAQDFNVELGAGRMLKDFEEGLVGMSKGEEKTITVAFPDEYPAENLKGKSAEFKLTVNDVKAAKLPEVDEAFIAKFGVDAGDMESFRAEIRQNMQRELDNAIKNRVKQSVMEGLSSLHEIDLPKALVKQEVTYVRNEMSENANGADMSSLPDELFEEQASRRVKLGLIVGEIVTKNEMKSDETKIDEMLNNLASTYEEPQQLIEYYKNNPQAMQTIQAAVMEEMIVDWVVAQAKVVDEEMAFTELMNPQQQQAAA
- the clpP gene encoding ATP-dependent Clp endopeptidase proteolytic subunit ClpP, translated to MSNALDTKALGLIPMVVEQTSRGERSYDIYSRLLKERVIFVVGPVEDHMANLIVAQLLFLESENPEKDIHLYINSPGGVVTAGMAIYDTMQFIKPDISTICIGQAASMGAVLLAGGTKGKRYVLPHSRVMIHQPLGGFQGQATDIDIHAREILKIRDELNRVLAHHTGQTLETIAKDTDRDNFMDAETAVSYGLVDEVLTQR